Proteins from a genomic interval of Zingiber officinale cultivar Zhangliang chromosome 1B, Zo_v1.1, whole genome shotgun sequence:
- the LOC122036983 gene encoding putative E3 ubiquitin-protein ligase RF298: MESPGADWSPESELELQEMLLGLASSDEFKKNTRITKEMINDVISKANKPLSKGEVLWRLMMQLNLDVGSDCSRNLEQSGTSGTSQIESQLDWESLLSAINEQTVEHSREPSVISESTLQNASLESLLQMKCRLEKEVQEWNDWGTQKVMQAAERLNKDKKELHLVRLQKKNASLEEQLRRRYARQMEENIALAMGLKDKVRTMETMNKELRLELKDVELHAAEVEANCEKASRRMEENLKKLQSSEEEKLSFKDELAAEKRRFYKLQQQLEQARDLRDNMKSNWKKEEKLKNDALEMAETERKELEQIEMSARLQENAIKIEAENNLQRYKNYILQLKNQIAQLKLVKSSSSNNCLSEKESRSELKREWECVMCLSEIVSVVLLPCAHQVFCRQCNELHEQKGVKECPSCRTPIQRRVIARSADDP; encoded by the exons ATGGAATCGCCGGGTGCTGATTGGAGTCCGGAATCCGAGTTAGAGCTTCAGGAGATGTTATTGG GTCTTGCATCTTCTgacgaattcaagaagaacacgAGAATAACGAAAGAAATGATCAATGATGTGATCAGCAAAGCAAACAAGCCGCTCAGTAAAGGCGAGGTCTTGTGGCGCTTGATGATGCAGCTCAACCTTGATGTTGGTAGCGACTGTTCTAGGAATCTTGAGCAATCGGGCACTTCTGGTACATCTCAAATCGAGTCACAATTGGACTGGGAAAGTCTCCTGTCTGCAATCAATGAGCAAACTGTAGAGCATTCGAGAGAACCTAGCGTTATCAGCGAGAGCACTCTACAAAATGCTTCGTTGGAGTCGCTGCTTCAAATGAAATGCAGGCTCGAGAAGGAAGTGCAAGAGTGGAACGATTGGGGTACGCAAAAGGTGATGCAGGCCGCAGAGAGGTTGAACAAGGACAAGAAGGAGCTTCACTTAGTAAGACTACAGAAGAAGAATGCCAGTCTGGAGGAACAGCTTAGAAGGCGCTATGCCCGTCAGATGGAAGAAAACATAGCCCTGGCTATGGGTCTTAAAGATAAGGTTCGCACAATGGAAACAATGAATAAAGAACTGAGGTTGGAACTGAAAGATGTAGAACTACACGCTGCAGAAGTGGAAGCGAATTGTGAAAAAGCTTCAAGAAGGATGGAGGAGAACCTCAAAAAGTTACAATCATCTGAAGAAGAAAAGCTCTCGTTTAAAGATGAACTTGCAGCTGAAAAGCGTCGCTTTTATAAATTGCAACAGCAATTGGAGCAAGCCAGGGATCTTCGTGATAATATGAAG TCCAAttggaagaaagaagagaagTTGAAGAATGATGCTCTTGAAATGGCCGAGACTGAACGAAAGGAGCTGGAGCAGATCGAGATGTCGGCAAGATTACAAGAAAATGCAATAAAAATTGAAGCGGAAAATAATTTGCAGAGATACAAAAATTATATCCTTCAGCTAAAGAATCAGATTGCACAGCTTAAATTAGTTAAAAGTTCATCATCCAACAATTGTCTTTCTGAGAAGGAATCGAGGTCTGAATTAAAGCGTGAATGGGAATGTGTGATGTGCCTATCTGAAATTGTGTCCGTCGTCTTGCTTCCTTGTGCCCACCAAGTTTTTTGCAGGCAATGCaacgaacttcatgagcaaaagGGCGTGAAAGAGTGCCCTTCTTGTAGGACTCCTATCCAGCGAAGAGTCATTGCTCGATCAGCTGATGATCCTTAG